One Chanodichthys erythropterus isolate Z2021 chromosome 22, ASM2448905v1, whole genome shotgun sequence DNA window includes the following coding sequences:
- the LOC137013148 gene encoding odorant receptor 131-2-like, with translation MAGSNGTAGEVSFIYQQIFIQTMDAGPNTKISVIILISLFFFFVNCVMLFALGSKHIFQETPRYILFGHMLMNDSVLLLLTTTMYTMGAYYVQVTRALCTLLVVISYCTFRNGPLTLALMSLERYVAICFPLRHCNIATPKRTGIAIGIIWFLSSINIMTDIIFVLIVNPSLFLDVFFCTQERLFLYKWQLDKTQGFDVLYFVSVAVIIIFTYISIMITARSVSSDKDSAKKALRTVLLHLIQLGLCLTSFLYATINKALYTVTDSSSLFINLRYLNFLIVLMLPRCLSPLIYGMRDEAVWPLFKYYFCYRSGKIRPSVNVH, from the coding sequence ATGGCAGGGTCCAATGGCACAGCTGGGGAAGTGTCTTTTATTTATCAGCAAATCTTTATTCAAACTATGGATGCTGGGCCCAATACTAAAATATCAGTGATTATATTAATATccctgtttttcttttttgtaaacTGTGTGATGCTCTTCGCTCTAGGAAGCAAGCACATATTCCAGGAGACGCCGCGCTACATTCTTTTTGGCCACATGCTTATGAATGACTCTGTGCTTTTGCTGCTCACAACTACCATGTACACTATGGGAGCGTATTACGTTCAAGTAACCAGAGCCCTCTGCACTCTTTTAGTTGTTATCTCCTATTGCACTTTCCGTAACGGTCCTCTGACTCTAGCACTGATGTCTCTGGAGCGGTACGTGGCGATCTGCTTCCCTCTGAGACACTGCAACATCGCCACACCAAAAAGGACTGGAATTGCCATAGGAATCATCTGGTTCCTTAGTTCTATCAATATAATGACagacattatttttgttttaattgtcAACCCCAGTTTATttctagatgtttttttttgcacacaagaGAGATTATTTCTATACAAATGGCAGCTTGATAAAACTCAAGGGTTTGATGTTCTTTATTTTGTGTCGGTTGCAGTGATCATTATTTTCACATACATTAGCATTATGATCACAGCCAGGTCTGTTTCCTCTGATAAAGATTCAGCTAAAAAAGCCCTCAGAACGGTGCTATTGCACTTGATTCAGCTGGGACTGTGTCTCACCTCTTTCCTCTATGCCACGATAAACAAAGCACTGTACACGGTGACTGACAGCTCGTCTCTATTCATAAATCTCAGATATCTAAATTTTCTTATTGTTCTTATGCTGCCTCGCTGCCTGAGTCCTCTCATCTATGGTATGAGAGATGAAGCGGTGTGGCCCTTGTTCAAATATTATTTCTGCTATCGTTCAGGCAAAATAAGGCCCTCTGTTAATGTACATTAA
- the LOC137013208 gene encoding odorant receptor 131-2-like: protein MAGSNGTAEDASLTYQQIYNQDMDAGLSTKTAVAVLTSLFFVFVNCVMLFALGSKHIFQETPRYILFGHMLMNDSVLLLLTTIMYTVALCFLPIPKSICTLLVFISHCTFRNAPLTLALMSLERYVAICFPLRHCNIATPKRTGIAIGIIWFLSSINFITDIILVLTVNPNYLAGIIFCTLEKLFLYKWQLDKYQAFDVLYFVSVAVIIIFTYISIMITARSVSSDKDSAKKALRTVLLHLIQLGLCLSSFLYTIIERTLYMMTGSSPSLFINLRYLNYLIVLILPRCLSPLIYGMRDEAVWPLFKYFFCYRSGKVRPSVNVH from the coding sequence ATGGCGGGATCCAATGGCACAGCTGAGGATGCCTCATTAACTTATCAGCAAATCTATAATCAAGACATGGATGCTGGGCTCAGCACTAAAACTGCAGTGGCTGTGTTAACATCCCtgttctttgtttttgtaaacTGTGTGATGCTCTTTGCTCTAGGAAGCAAGCACATATTCCAGGAGACGCCGCGCTACATTCTTTTTGGCCACATGCTTATGAATGACTCTGTGCTTTTGCTGCTCACAACTATTATGTACACAGTGGCTCTGTGTTTCCTTCCAATACCCAAATCAATATGCACTctattagtttttatttctcaCTGCACTTTCCGTAACGCTCCTCTGACTCTAGCACTGATGTCTCTGGAGCGGTACGTGGCGATCTGCTTCCCTCTGAGACACTGCAACATCGCCACACCAAAAAGGACTGGAATTGCCATAGGAATCATCTGGTTCCTTAGTTCTATCAATTTTATAACagacattattttagttttaactGTCAACCCCAATTATTTAGCCGGTATTATATTTTGCACATTAGAAAAATTGTTTCTATACAAATGGCAGCTGGATAAATATCAAGCATTTGATGTTCTTTATTTTGTGTCGGTTGCAGTGATCATTATTTTCACATACATTAGCATTATGATCACAGCCAGGTCTGTTTCCTCTGATAAAGATTCAGCTAAAAAAGCCCTCCGAACGGTGCTATTGCATTTGATTCAGCTGGGATTGTGTCTTAGCTCTTTTTTGTATACAATAATAGAAAGGACGCTGTACATGATGACTGGAAGCAGCCCATCTCTTTTCATAAATCTCAGATATCTTAATTATCTTATTGTTCTCATTCTGCCGCGCTGCCTGAGTCCTCTGATCTATGGTATGAGAGATGAAGCGGTGTGGCccttatttaaatatttcttcTGCTATCGTTCAGGAAAAGTAAGGCCCTCTGTTAATGTACATTAA